TCGGCGTCCTCCCGGTAGGCGCGGGGGAACCGTTCGTCGAACCCGGCAACGGCGTCCAGCGCGGCCCGCCGGTAGGCCATGTCGGCGGTGGCCCAGGCGGCGTCCTGGAGCCCGGCGGTGCTGCGTTCCCAGTCCGTGGGCCGCCGGTGGGCCGGCAGCGGAACGCGGACCCGGCCCTGGACGGCGCCGACGTCGTCCGCCACCGCGGCGAGGTCACAGGCCAGCGCCGCGGTCCAGCCGGCCGGGACGACGACGTCGTCGTCGAGGAAGGCCACCCACGGGGCGGAGGTGGACCGCCAGCCGGCGTTGCGGGCGGCGGCCGGCCCCCGGCCGCCGGTGCGCACGACGCGCACCGGCCACGGCAGCGGGGGCAGGTCCAGCGGGGCAGGAGCGTCGGCCGTCAGCGGGCGGTCGTCGGCGACGACGACCTCGGCGGGGGCGACGTGCCCGGGACGGGCCGCCTCGTCGGCGAGGGCTCGCAGGAGCGTCGCCAACGAGGGACGTCCCAGCGTGGGGACGACCACGGCGTAGCCGACCGGCCTCACCGGCCGGCCCCTGCCGTCACCTCGTTCGCCGTCACCTCGTTCGCCGCCGTCGCGCCGCGGCCGAACATCTCGGCTCGCAGGACGAGGTGCGGTCCCAGGACGAGGGCGTCCACCGGCGCCGAGCCGAACAGCTCGAGGGCGTCGCGGGGGTCGTCGACCATCGGGCGCCCCGCGGTGTTGAGCGAGGTGTTGATGAGGACCGGCAGCCCGGTGCGGGCGGCGAACGCCTCGATGGTGCGCCCCAGCCGGGGCTGGGTGGCGGGGTCGACGGTCTGGATCCTGGCCGTGCCGTCGACGTGGACCGCTGCGGGGATCCGGTCACGCCAGTGCGGGCGCACGGTGTGGACGAACAGCATGTACGGGCTCGGCAGCGGGCCGTCGGTGAAGATCTCCGCCGCCCGGTCGGCCAGCACCATGGGGGCGACCGGGCGGAACTGCTCGCGGCCCTTGACGTCGTTGAGCCGCTCGAGGTTCGCCGGGTTGCCGGGGTGGGCCAGCAGCGAGCGCTGACCCAGCGCGCGCGGGCCGAACTCGCTGCGCCCGTCGAACCAGGCGACGACGCCGTCGACGGCCAGGACGTCGGCGACCTGCCCGGCGAGGTCGTCCGGCGTCGTGAACGGGACGGCGGCCGCGCGCAGCCGGGCGGCCAGCTCCTCGTCCGACCACGACCGGCCCAGCGCGGCACCCGGCATCGGGTGCGCGACCTCTCCACCGTCGGCGCTGACCTGCAGCGCCGCGCCCAGTGCGGTCCCCGCGTCCCCGGCCGCGGGCTGGACCCAGACCTCCTCGAACGGCGTCTCCCGCCAGATCCGGGAGTTGGCCACGCAGTTGAGCGCGGTGCCGCCTGCCATCGCCAGCACCCGGTCGCCGGTCTGCTCGTGCACCCACCGGGCAAGGTCGACGAGCACCTCCTCCAGCCGGGTCTGGACGGACGCCGCGAGGTCGGCGTGCGCGCCGCCCCACGTGCCGTCGTCCACCCGGGGTGGCACCCACCGCGACCAGTCCGGGACCTCCGCCACGAAGCCGCCGTCGTCGGTGGCGTGGACGAGCTCGCGCAGCTCCTCGAGGTAGGCGGGCCGGCCGTAGGAGGCCAGTGCCATCACCTTGTACTCGTCGGAGGAGCGCAGGAACCCGAGGTGCTCGGTGAGGGACTCGTACAGCAGGCCGAGGGAGTGCGGCAGGTCCTGGCTCGCGAGGACCTCGAGCCGGCCGTCGACGTACCGGCCAGACAGGTGCGAGGCGTGCTCGCCGCGCCCGTCGAGCACGAGGACGCTGCTGCGCCGGTGCGGCGAGGCCAGGGACGCCGACGCGGCGTGGGCCACGTGGTGGGGGACGAAGCGGACCCTCGCCGGGTCGAGACCGGGCAGGGCGGCGGACAGGAACTGGGGGGCGCGCTGCGCGTACGTCAGGCGCAGGTGGTCCCACGGGTCGTCCAGCCCCATCTCCCCGGCCGGGCGGGCCAGGTCGGGGTCGAAGGAGTACGCCACGACGTCGAGGTCGGCCGGTCGCAGCCCGGCCTCCCGCAGGCACCAGGCCATGGCCTGCTCGGGGAGCTCCCAGGCGGCGAAGGGAACGGGACGCTTGCCGTGCTTGCGCCGGCTGAACCGCTCCTCCTCGGCGGCGGCGACGACCCGGCCGTCGACGACGAGGGCCGCCGAGGGGTCGTGGAACAGGGCGTTGACTCCGAGGACACGCATAGACGTAGGACCTTCACGAATCGGACGGGTCTGGTCGGGTGGATCCGGTCGTGGGGATCTGGTCGGGTGTTCGGTATAGGTGATTCGGGTACCCGTGCACTGTGCACCCAAGTCGCCCCGCTCGCACGGTGAGCGGTTTGATGGGGCCGCTGCACCCGGAGGCACCGCGAACCGACCTGAGGAGGCCCATGCGCACCCCCGTCGACACCGACCGCCTCGACGTCCACCACGTCGGCGGAGTGGCCGTGCCGGGCCGCGGCCGGCGGGAGATCCACCGCCTCGACCCCGCAACGGGCGGGCCTGGCCACATCGTGCTGGCGGCCACGCAGGACGAGGTGGCCGCGGCCGTGGACGCGGCGTCCGCCGCGAGCGCGGACTGGCGGCGCACGGCGCCGGCCGAGCGGGCGGCGGCGCTGCGCCGGGCGGCGCACGGCGTGCGCGAGTCGGCGGACGAGCTGGCGGCTCTGCTCACGGCCGCGACCGGACGGCCGCTGGCCACCGCTCGCGAGAGCGCCCACGTCGCCGCCGACCTGCTCGAGGAGGCGGCGGTCACGGGCCTGGGAGCCACCGGCCGGACCCTGGCCGGGGCCCCCGCCGCGCTCGACGTGGTGCGCCGCGAGCCGCACGGCGTCGTCGCCGTCATCACCCCGTGGAACGACCCGCTGCCCACCGCCGCCGGTCTCGTCGCTGCTGCGCTGGTGACCGGGAACACGGTGGTCCACAAGCCGTCCGAGCGAAGCGCCCTCGCCGGGTACGAGATGGCGCGGATCATCGCCGAGAACGTGCCGGCCGGCGTGCTCGGGGTCGTCAACGGCGACGGCGACACCGGGGCCGCGCTGGTCGCGGACGAGCGCGTCGGGCTGGTCGCCCACGTCGGCTCCACCGCCACCGGACGCGCCATCGCGGCGACAGCCGGTGCTCGAGGTGCCCGGGTGCTGCTCGAGAACGGCGGCAAGGACCCGCTGGTCGTCGACGCCGGGGTGGACCCCGGCTGGGCGGCCCGGCAGATCGCGACCGGTGCCTTCACCAACACCGGCCAGCTGTGCACCTCGGTGGAGCGGGTCTACCTCCACGACGCCGTGGCCGACGACGTCCTGGCCGAGCTGGTGCGGATCGCCGAGCAGACGGTCGTGGGCGACCCGCGGCAACCCGCCACGGAGCTCGGGCCCCTCGTTGACGAGGCGCAGCTGGACGTCGTGGCCCGGCAGGTCGAGCAGGCCGTCGCCGCCGGCGCTCGTCTGCTCACCGGCGGCAGCCGGCTGGACCGGGCGGGCAGCTGGTACCCGCCCACCGTGCTGGACGGGTGCACCGAGGACCTCGAGGTCATGCGGGAGGAGACCTTCGGCCCGGTGGCGGCGGCCGTGCGGGTGCCCGACTTCGCGACCGGGCTGGCGTTGGCGAACACCGGCCGGTACGGGCTGGCCGCCACGGTGCTGACCCCGGACCTGCGCCACGCCCTGCGAGCCGCCGAGGAGCTGGACGTGGGCACGGTCAAGGTCAACGCGGTCTTCGGTGGCGCACCCGGCGGCTCGGCGGACCCGCGCCGGGACTCGGGCTCCGGTGCGGGCTACGGGCCGGACCTGATCGCAGCGATGACGCTGCTCAAGACCGTGCACCTGGAGGGGCTGCCCGCCACGCCCTGACGAGGACAGTGCCGCGCACGGTGGTCTTGCCGCACCCGGTGCTCACCGGCTGCTCTCGGGTCGGGGCGCGAGGCGGTAGCGGCGTGCCGTGGACCGGCGCTGCGCCGACTCCAGCACCCGGAAGCGCTGCTCCGTCCGCGGCGGCAGGACCCGCCGCTCACGCAGCACCCACGGCAGGCCGCGCAGTGCCGCGAGCACCCCGGCGAGCGCGGGGCTGCCGGGCCGGACGTCGCTGAGCACCGCGGCCGTGCGGCGCAGGGCCGCGGGCAGCGGCCGGCGCAGCCAGGTGAACCACAACGTGTTCCGGACGCCGTCGCGCAGGCGACGGCGCTCGTCGCGCAGCGTCGAGGCCTGGTGGTGCACGGTGAGCTCCTCGAGGTAGCACAGCTCCCACCCCTGGGACGCGAGGTCGGCGGCGAGGAGCTCCTCCTCCCCGCCCAGCCACAGGCGCGGGTGGAAGCCGCCGACGGAACGGAACGCCTCACGGCGGACCACCGAGGCGCCGGCGAGGAAGCTGCCCAGCGCCGGGCCGGGCAGCCCGCTGCGGCCCTGCACCGGCGAGTCCCGCAGCTCGGCGACGATGGGGTCCTCCGTGCCGGCCGGTTCCACGACGATGCGGGCGGTCACCACCGCGACGTCGTCGTGGGCGTCCAGCACGTCGGCCGCCCGAGCGAGACTGCCCGGTTCCCACCACGTGTCGTCGTCGCAGAACGCGACGTAGGGGGTGTCGAGCCGCTCCACGCCGACGTTGCGGGCGACCGCACCGAGGTTCTCCGTCGCGACCACGAGGTCCACCCACGGGTGGTCGGCGCGCACGGCTGCGGCGGTCCCGTCGCCCGAGGCGTTGTCCACGACGACGACCCGCGGCTGCTCGGGCAGTCGCCGCAGGAGCCGCAGCGTCCGGTCGAGCTCGGCACGACGGTTGTGGGTGATGACCACGACCCCGGTCCGGGTGTCCCTCACACCCGCCCACCCTCCCCGTGATCATGCAATCCCGCCACCCCGCACAGCCCGCCTCCCCACCACTCGTGATCATGCAATCCCGCCACCCCCCGGCTCGCAGAATGCTGGGTTGGTGGCACGACACGCCGCTCAAGCCATGCTGAGCGCAGCATTCTGTGGTGGAGGCGCGTCACCTCACCGGCCGGCGTCCGCCATCAGTCAGGGCTTCTGGTCGACGGCGTA
This DNA window, taken from Kineosporiaceae bacterium SCSIO 59966, encodes the following:
- a CDS encoding glycosyltransferase: MRDTRTGVVVITHNRRAELDRTLRLLRRLPEQPRVVVVDNASGDGTAAAVRADHPWVDLVVATENLGAVARNVGVERLDTPYVAFCDDDTWWEPGSLARAADVLDAHDDVAVVTARIVVEPAGTEDPIVAELRDSPVQGRSGLPGPALGSFLAGASVVRREAFRSVGGFHPRLWLGGEEELLAADLASQGWELCYLEELTVHHQASTLRDERRRLRDGVRNTLWFTWLRRPLPAALRRTAAVLSDVRPGSPALAGVLAALRGLPWVLRERRVLPPRTEQRFRVLESAQRRSTARRYRLAPRPESSR
- a CDS encoding carbamoyltransferase — encoded protein: MRVLGVNALFHDPSAALVVDGRVVAAAEEERFSRRKHGKRPVPFAAWELPEQAMAWCLREAGLRPADLDVVAYSFDPDLARPAGEMGLDDPWDHLRLTYAQRAPQFLSAALPGLDPARVRFVPHHVAHAASASLASPHRRSSVLVLDGRGEHASHLSGRYVDGRLEVLASQDLPHSLGLLYESLTEHLGFLRSSDEYKVMALASYGRPAYLEELRELVHATDDGGFVAEVPDWSRWVPPRVDDGTWGGAHADLAASVQTRLEEVLVDLARWVHEQTGDRVLAMAGGTALNCVANSRIWRETPFEEVWVQPAAGDAGTALGAALQVSADGGEVAHPMPGAALGRSWSDEELAARLRAAAVPFTTPDDLAGQVADVLAVDGVVAWFDGRSEFGPRALGQRSLLAHPGNPANLERLNDVKGREQFRPVAPMVLADRAAEIFTDGPLPSPYMLFVHTVRPHWRDRIPAAVHVDGTARIQTVDPATQPRLGRTIEAFAARTGLPVLINTSLNTAGRPMVDDPRDALELFGSAPVDALVLGPHLVLRAEMFGRGATAANEVTANEVTAGAGR
- a CDS encoding aldehyde dehydrogenase, translating into MRTPVDTDRLDVHHVGGVAVPGRGRREIHRLDPATGGPGHIVLAATQDEVAAAVDAASAASADWRRTAPAERAAALRRAAHGVRESADELAALLTAATGRPLATARESAHVAADLLEEAAVTGLGATGRTLAGAPAALDVVRREPHGVVAVITPWNDPLPTAAGLVAAALVTGNTVVHKPSERSALAGYEMARIIAENVPAGVLGVVNGDGDTGAALVADERVGLVAHVGSTATGRAIAATAGARGARVLLENGGKDPLVVDAGVDPGWAARQIATGAFTNTGQLCTSVERVYLHDAVADDVLAELVRIAEQTVVGDPRQPATELGPLVDEAQLDVVARQVEQAVAAGARLLTGGSRLDRAGSWYPPTVLDGCTEDLEVMREETFGPVAAAVRVPDFATGLALANTGRYGLAATVLTPDLRHALRAAEELDVGTVKVNAVFGGAPGGSADPRRDSGSGAGYGPDLIAAMTLLKTVHLEGLPATP